From Penaeus monodon isolate SGIC_2016 chromosome 42, NSTDA_Pmon_1, whole genome shotgun sequence, one genomic window encodes:
- the LOC119598893 gene encoding uncharacterized protein LOC119598893 isoform X1, with product MVSLVDGAQLYHFCGGSIISDEWVVTAAHCAVGMSNSDWVLYGDHNLYITSDAAAMATNIAEIKIHPDYNSNTYDNDIALLKLANAIEFPDDNRIAPVCLPTAGEMYANVDATITGWGAQEQGGSTSAVLYEVTVPTMTNAACDTMYSGQITANMICAGVPEGGKDSCQGDSGGPMIVEENGKWKLVGVVSWGYGCAQPNSPGVYARVTQYLNWISESTTGVCSIDTSPVPPTPTSPPPPPPTPEPTSPSDCPECGLVNRATRIVGGFETEVNEYPWMVSLVDGAQLYHFCGGSIISDEWVVTAAHCAVGMSNSDWVLYGDHNLYITSDAAAMATNIAEIKIHPDYNSNTYDNDIALLKLANAIEFPDDNRIAPVCLPTVGEMYANVDATITGWGAQEQGGSTSAVLYEVTVPTMTNAACDTMYSGQITANMICAGVPEGGKDSCQGDSGGPMIVEENGKWKLVGVVSWGYGCAQPNSPGVYARVTQYLNWISESTTGVCSIDTSPAPPTPTSPPPPPPTPEPTSPSDCPECGLVNRATRIVGGFETEVNEYPWMVSLVNGAQLYHFCGGSIISDEWVVTAAHCAVGMSNSDWVLYGDHNLYITSDAAAMATNIAEIKIHPDYNSNTYDNDIALLKLANAIEFPDDNRIAPVCLPTAGEMYANVDATITGWGAQEQGGSTSAVLYEVTVPTMTNAACDTMYSGQITANMICAGVPEGGKDSCQGDSGGPMIVEENGKWKLVGVVSWGYGCAQPNSPGVYARVTQYLNWISESTTGVCSIDTSPAPPTPTSPPPPPPTPEPTSPSDCPECGLVNRATRIVGGFETEVNEYPWMVSLVDGAQLYHFCGGSIISDEWVVTAAHCAVGMSNSDWVLYGDHNLYITSDAAAMATNIAEIKIHPDYNSNTYDNDIALLKLANAIEFPDDNRIAPVCLPTAGEMYANVDATITGWGAQEQGGSTSAVLYEVTVPTMTNAACDTMYSGQITANMICAGVPEGGKDSCQGDSGGPMIVEENGKWKLVGVVSWGYGCAQPNSPGVYARVTQYLNWISESTTGVCSIDTSPAPPNPTSPPPPPPTPEPTSPSDCPECGLVNRATRIVGGFETEVNEYPWMVSLVNGAQLYHFCGGSIISDEWVVTAAHCAVGMSNSDWVLYGDHNLYITSDAAAMATNIAEIKIHPDYNSNTYDNDIALLKLANAIEFPDDNRIAPVCLPTAGEMYANVDATITGWGAQEQGGSTSAVLYEVTVPTMTNAACDTMYSGQITANMICAGVPEGGKDSCQGDSGGPMIVEENGKWKLVGVVSWGYGCAQPNSPGVYARVTQYLNWISESTTGVCSIDTSPAPPNPTSPPPPPPTPEPTSPSDCPECGLVNRATRIVGGFETEVNEYPWMVSLVNGAQLYHFCGGSIISEEWVVTAAHCAVGMSNSDWVLYGDHNLYITSDAAAMATNIAEIKIHPDYNSNTYDNDIALLKLANAIEFPDDNRIAPVCLPTAGEMYANVDATITGWGAQEQGGSTSAVLYEVTVPTMTNAACDTMYSGQITANMICAGVPEGGKDSCQGDSGGPMVVEENGKWKLVGVVSWGYGCAQPNSPGVYARVTKYLDWIATSTGGICTT from the exons CATGAGCAATTCAGACTGGGTGTTGTATGGCGACCATAATTTGTACATCACGAGTGATGCCGCAGCTATGGCAACCAACATTGCTGAG ATCAAGATTCATcctgattataacagtaatacgtaTGACAACGACATTGCTCTTCTCAAACTTGCCAATGCAATTGAGTTCCCAGATGACAACCGAATTGCTCCTGTGTGCCTTCCAACAGCTGGTGAAATGTATGCTAATGTTGATGCTACAATCACAGGATGGGGAGCCCAAGAACAGG GAGGATCCACATCTGCCGTGCTCTACGAAGTGACTGTACCGACCATGACAAACGCAGCTTGTGATACCATGTATAGTGGACAGATAACTGCCAATATGATCTGTGCAGGTGTCCCCGAGGGAGGCAAAGATTCTTGTCAG GGTGATTCTGGCGGCCCGATGATTGTAGAAGAAAACGGCAAGTGGAAGCTGGTAGGAGTTGTGTCATGGGGCTATGGCTGTGCCCAGCCTAATAGTCCTGGAGTCTACGCCAGAGTTACAC AGTATTTGAATTGGATTTCTGAATCAACAACTGGCGTGTGTTCAATTGACACATCACCTGTACCACCAACCCCTACatcgcctcctccacctcctccaaccCCTGAACCTACATCACCTTCCGATTGCC CCGAATGTGGCCTTGTGAACCGAGCCACCCGTATCGTGGGCGGATTTGAGACGGAAGTCAATGAATACCCGTGGATGGTGTCCCTGGTCGACGGTGCTCAACTTTATCACTTCTGCGGCGGATCTATCATTTCTGATGAATGGGTCGTCACTGCTGCCCACTGCGCCGTCGG CATGAGCAATTCAGACTGGGTGTTGTATGGCGACCATAATTTGTACATCACGAGTGATGCCGCAGCAATGGCAACCAACATTGCTGAG ATCAAGATTCATcctgattataacagtaatacgtaTGACAACGACATTGCTCTTCTCAAACTTGCCAATGCAATTGAGTTCCCAGATGACAACCGAATTGCTCCTGTGTGCCTTCCAACAGTTGGTGAAATGTATGCTAATGTTGATGCTACAATCACAGGATGGGGAGCCCAAGAACAGG GAGGGTCCACATCTGCCGTACTGTACGAAGTGACTGTACCGACCATGACAAATGCAGCTTGTGATACCATGTATAGTGGACAGATAACTGCCAATATGATCTGTGCAGGTGTCCCCGAGGGAGGCAAAGATTCTTGTCAG GGTGATTCTGGCGGCCCGATGATTGTAGAAGAAAACGGCAAGTGGAAGCTGGTAGGAGTTGTGTCATGGGGCTATGGCTGTGCCCAGCCTAATAGTCCTGGAGTCTACGCCAGAGTTACAC AATATTTGAATTGGATTTCTGAATCAACAACTGGCGTGTGTTCAATTGACACATCACCTGCACCACCAACCCCTACatcgcctcctccacctcctccaaccCCTGAACCTACATCACCTTCCGATTGCC CCGAATGTGGCCTTGTGAACCGAGCCACCCGTATCGTGGGCGGATTTGAGACGGAAGTCAATGAATACCCGTGGATGGTGTCGCTGGTCAACGGTGCTCAACTTTATCACTTCTGCGGCGGATCTATCATTTCTGATGAATGGGTCGTCACTGCTGCCCACTGCGCCGTCGG CATGAGCAATTCAGACTGGGTGTTGTATGGCGACCATAATTTGTACATCACGAGTGATGCCGCAGCAATGGCAACCAACATTGCTGAG ATCAAGATTCATcctgattataacagtaatacgtaTGACAACGACATTGCTCTTCTCAAACTTGCCAATGCAATTGAGTTCCCAGATGACAACCGAATTGCTCCTGTGTGCCTTCCAACAGCTGGTGAAATGTATGCTAATGTTGATGCTACAATCACAGGATGGGGAGCCCAAGAACAGG GAGGATCCACATCTGCCGTACTGTACGAAGTGACTGTACCGACCATGACAAACGCAGCTTGTGATACCATGTATAGTGGACAGATAACTGCCAATATGATCTGTGCAGGTGTCCCCGAGGGAGGCAAAGACTCTTGTCAG GGTGACTCTGGCGGCCCGATGATTGTAGAAGAAAACGGCAAGTGGAAGCTGGTAGGAGTTGTGTCATGGGGTTATGGCTGTGCCCAGCCTAATAGTCCTGGAGTCTACGCTAGAGTTACAC AATATTTGAATTGGATTTCTGAATCAACAACTGGCGTGTGTTCAATTGACACATCACCTGCACCACCAACCCCTACatcgcctcctccacctcctccaaccCCTGAACCTACATCACCTTCCGATTGCC CCGAATGTGGCCTTGTGAACCGAGCCACCCGTATCGTGGGTGGATTTGAGACGGAAGTCAATGAATACCCGTGGATGGTGTCCCTGGTCGACGGTGCTCAACTTTATCACTTCTGCGGCGGATCTATCATTTCTGATGAATGGGTCGTCACTGCTGCCCACTGCGCCGTCGG CATGAGCAATTCAGACTGGGTGTTGTATGGCGACCATAATTTGTACATCACGAGTGATGCCGCAGCTATGGCAACCAACATTGCTGAG ATCAAGATTCATcctgattataacagtaatacgtaTGACAACGACATTGCTCTTCTCAAACTTGCTAATGCAATTGAGTTCCCAGATGACAACCGAATTGCTCCTGTGTGCCTTCCAACAGCTGGTGAAATGTATGCTAATGTTGATGCTACAATCACAGGATGGGGAGCCCAAGAACAGG GAGGATCCACATCTGCCGTACTGTACGAAGTGACTGTACCGACCATGACAAACGCAGCTTGTGATACCATGTATAGTGGACAGATAACTGCCAATATGATCTGTGCAGGTGTCCCCGAGGGAGGCAAAGACTCTTGTCAG GGTGACTCTGGCGGCCCGATGATTGTAGAAGAAAACGGCAAGTGGAAGCTGGTAGGAGTTGTGTCATGGGGCTATGGCTGTGCCCAGCCTAATAGTCCTGGAGTCTACGCCAGAGTTACAC AATATTTGAATTGGATTTCTGAATCAACAACTGGCGTGTGTTCAATTGACACATCACCTGCACCACCAAACCCTACatcgcctcctccacctcctccaaccCCTGAACCTACATCACCTTCCGATTGCC CCGAATGTGGCCTAGTGAACCGAGCCACCCGTATCGTGGGTGGATTTGAGACGGAAGTCAATGAATACCCGTGGATGGTGTCGCTGGTCAACGGTGCTCAACTTTATCACTTCTGCGGCGGATCTATCATTTCTGATGAATGGGTCGTCACTGCTGCCCACTGCGCCGTCGG CATGAGCAATTCAGACTGGGTGTTGTATGGCGACCATAATTTGTACATCACGAGTGATGCCGCAGCAATGGCAACCAACATTGCTGAG ATCAAGATTCATcctgattataacagtaatacgtaTGACAACGACATTGCTCTTCTCAAACTTGCCAATGCAATTGAGTTCCCAGATGACAACCGAATTGCTCCTGTGTGCCTTCCAACAGCTGGTGAAATGTATGCTAATGTTGATGCTACAATCACAGGATGGGGAGCCCAAGAACAGG GAGGGTCCACATCTGCCGTACTGTACGAAGTGACTGTACCGACCATGACAAATGCAGCTTGTGATACCATGTATAGTGGACAGATAACTGCCAATATGATCTGTGCAGGTGTCCCCGAGGGAGGCAAAGATTCTTGTCAG GGTGACTCTGGCGGCCCGATGATTGTAGAAGAAAACGGCAAGTGGAAGCTGGTAGGAGTTGTGTCATGGGGCTATGGCTGTGCCCAGCCTAATAGTCCTGGAGTCTACGCCAGAGTTACAC AATATTTGAATTGGATTTCTGAATCAACAACTGGCGTGTGTTCAATTGACACATCACCTGCACCACCAAACCCTACatcgcctcctccacctcctccaaccCCTGAACCTACATCACCTTCCGATTGCC CCGAATGTGGCCTAGTGAACCGAGCCACCCGTATCGTGGGTGGATTTGAGACGGAAGTCAATGAATACCCGTGGATGGTGTCGCTGGTCAACGGTGCTCAACTTTATCACTTCTGCGGCGGATCTATCATTTCTGAGGAATGGGTCGTCACTGCTGCCCACTGCGCCGTCGG CATGAGCAATTCAGACTGGGTGTTGTATGGCGACCATAATTTGTACATCACGAGTGATGCCGCAGCTATGGCAACCAACATTGCTGAG ATCAAGATTCATcctgattataacagtaatacgtaTGACAACGACATTGCTCTTCTCAAACTTGCTAATGCAATTGAGTTCCCAGATGACAACCGAATTGCTCCTGTGTGCCTTCCAACAGCTGGTGAAATGTATGCTAATGTTGATGCTACAATCACAGGATGGGGAGCCCAAGAACAGG GAGGATCCACATCTGCCGTGCTCTACGAGGTGACTGTACCGACCATGACAAACGCAGCTTGTGATACCATGTATAGTGGACAGATAACTGCCAATATGATCTGTGCAGGTGTCCCCGAGGGAGGCAAAGATTCTTGTCAG GGTGATTCTGGTGGGCCAATGGTAGTTGAAGAAAACGGCAAGTGGAAGCTGGTAGGCGTTGTGTCATGGGGTTATGGCTGTGCTCAACCTAATAGCCCCGGAGTTTACGCTAGAGTTACAA AATACCTGGACTGGATTGCGACTTCGACCGGTGGCATCTGCACTACCTAG
- the LOC119598893 gene encoding transmembrane protease serine 9-like isoform X2: protein MVSLVDGAQLYHFCGGSIISDEWVVTAAHCAVGMSNSDWVLYGDHNLYITSDAAAMATNIAEIKIHPDYNSNTYDNDIALLKLANAIEFPDDNRIAPVCLPTAGEMYANVDATITGWGAQEQGGSTSAVLYEVTVPTMTNAACDTMYSGQITANMICAGVPEGGKDSCQGDSGGPMIVEENGKWKLVGVVSWGYGCAQPNSPGVYARVTQYLNWISESTTGVCSIDTSPVPPTPTSPPPPPPTPEPTSPSDCPECGLVNRATRIVGGFETEVNEYPWMVSLVDGAQLYHFCGGSIISDEWVVTAAHCAVGMSNSDWVLYGDHNLYITSDAAAMATNIAEIKIHPDYNSNTYDNDIALLKLANAIEFPDDNRIAPVCLPTVGEMYANVDATITGWGAQEQGGSTSAVLYEVTVPTMTNAACDTMYSGQITANMICAGVPEGGKDSCQGDSGGPMIVEENGKWKLVGVVSWGYGCAQPNSPGVYARVTQYLNWISESTTGVCSIDTSPAPPTPTSPPPPPPTPEPTSPSDCPECGLVNRATRIVGGFETEVNEYPWMVSLVNGAQLYHFCGGSIISDEWVVTAAHCAVGMSNSDWVLYGDHNLYITSDAAAMATNIAEIKIHPDYNSNTYDNDIALLKLANAIEFPDDNRIAPVCLPTAGEMYANVDATITGWGAQEQGGSTSAVLYEVTVPTMTNAACDTMYSGQITANMICAGVPEGGKDSCQGDSGGPMIVEENGKWKLVGVVSWGYGCAQPNSPGVYARVTQYLNWISESTTGVCSIDTSPAPPTPTSPPPPPPTPEPTSPSDCPECGLVNRATRIVGGFETEVNEYPWMVSLVDGAQLYHFCGGSIISDEWVVTAAHCAVGMSNSDWVLYGDHNLYITSDAAAMATNIAEIKIHPDYNSNTYDNDIALLKLANAIEFPDDNRIAPVCLPTAGEMYANVDATITGWGAQEQGGSTSAVLYEVTVPTMTNAACDTMYSGQITANMICAGVPEGGKDSCQGDSGGPMIVEENGKWKLVGVVSWGYGCAQPNSPGVYARVTQYLNWISESTTGVCSIDTSPAPPNPTSPPPPPPTPEPTSPSDCPECGLVNRATRIVGGFETEVNEYPWMVSLVNGAQLYHFCGGSIISDEWVVTAAHCAVGMSNSDWVLYGDHNLYITSDAAAMATNIAEIKIHPDYNSNTYDNDIALLKLANAIEFPDDNRIAPVCLPTAGEMYANVDATITGWGAQEQGGSTSAVLYEVTVPTMTNAACDTMYSGQITANMICAGVPEGGKDSCQGDSGGPMVVEENGKWKLVGVVSWGYGCAQPNSPGVYARVTKYLDWIATSTGGICTT, encoded by the exons CATGAGCAATTCAGACTGGGTGTTGTATGGCGACCATAATTTGTACATCACGAGTGATGCCGCAGCTATGGCAACCAACATTGCTGAG ATCAAGATTCATcctgattataacagtaatacgtaTGACAACGACATTGCTCTTCTCAAACTTGCCAATGCAATTGAGTTCCCAGATGACAACCGAATTGCTCCTGTGTGCCTTCCAACAGCTGGTGAAATGTATGCTAATGTTGATGCTACAATCACAGGATGGGGAGCCCAAGAACAGG GAGGATCCACATCTGCCGTGCTCTACGAAGTGACTGTACCGACCATGACAAACGCAGCTTGTGATACCATGTATAGTGGACAGATAACTGCCAATATGATCTGTGCAGGTGTCCCCGAGGGAGGCAAAGATTCTTGTCAG GGTGATTCTGGCGGCCCGATGATTGTAGAAGAAAACGGCAAGTGGAAGCTGGTAGGAGTTGTGTCATGGGGCTATGGCTGTGCCCAGCCTAATAGTCCTGGAGTCTACGCCAGAGTTACAC AGTATTTGAATTGGATTTCTGAATCAACAACTGGCGTGTGTTCAATTGACACATCACCTGTACCACCAACCCCTACatcgcctcctccacctcctccaaccCCTGAACCTACATCACCTTCCGATTGCC CCGAATGTGGCCTTGTGAACCGAGCCACCCGTATCGTGGGCGGATTTGAGACGGAAGTCAATGAATACCCGTGGATGGTGTCCCTGGTCGACGGTGCTCAACTTTATCACTTCTGCGGCGGATCTATCATTTCTGATGAATGGGTCGTCACTGCTGCCCACTGCGCCGTCGG CATGAGCAATTCAGACTGGGTGTTGTATGGCGACCATAATTTGTACATCACGAGTGATGCCGCAGCAATGGCAACCAACATTGCTGAG ATCAAGATTCATcctgattataacagtaatacgtaTGACAACGACATTGCTCTTCTCAAACTTGCCAATGCAATTGAGTTCCCAGATGACAACCGAATTGCTCCTGTGTGCCTTCCAACAGTTGGTGAAATGTATGCTAATGTTGATGCTACAATCACAGGATGGGGAGCCCAAGAACAGG GAGGGTCCACATCTGCCGTACTGTACGAAGTGACTGTACCGACCATGACAAATGCAGCTTGTGATACCATGTATAGTGGACAGATAACTGCCAATATGATCTGTGCAGGTGTCCCCGAGGGAGGCAAAGATTCTTGTCAG GGTGATTCTGGCGGCCCGATGATTGTAGAAGAAAACGGCAAGTGGAAGCTGGTAGGAGTTGTGTCATGGGGCTATGGCTGTGCCCAGCCTAATAGTCCTGGAGTCTACGCCAGAGTTACAC AATATTTGAATTGGATTTCTGAATCAACAACTGGCGTGTGTTCAATTGACACATCACCTGCACCACCAACCCCTACatcgcctcctccacctcctccaaccCCTGAACCTACATCACCTTCCGATTGCC CCGAATGTGGCCTTGTGAACCGAGCCACCCGTATCGTGGGCGGATTTGAGACGGAAGTCAATGAATACCCGTGGATGGTGTCGCTGGTCAACGGTGCTCAACTTTATCACTTCTGCGGCGGATCTATCATTTCTGATGAATGGGTCGTCACTGCTGCCCACTGCGCCGTCGG CATGAGCAATTCAGACTGGGTGTTGTATGGCGACCATAATTTGTACATCACGAGTGATGCCGCAGCAATGGCAACCAACATTGCTGAG ATCAAGATTCATcctgattataacagtaatacgtaTGACAACGACATTGCTCTTCTCAAACTTGCCAATGCAATTGAGTTCCCAGATGACAACCGAATTGCTCCTGTGTGCCTTCCAACAGCTGGTGAAATGTATGCTAATGTTGATGCTACAATCACAGGATGGGGAGCCCAAGAACAGG GAGGATCCACATCTGCCGTACTGTACGAAGTGACTGTACCGACCATGACAAACGCAGCTTGTGATACCATGTATAGTGGACAGATAACTGCCAATATGATCTGTGCAGGTGTCCCCGAGGGAGGCAAAGACTCTTGTCAG GGTGACTCTGGCGGCCCGATGATTGTAGAAGAAAACGGCAAGTGGAAGCTGGTAGGAGTTGTGTCATGGGGTTATGGCTGTGCCCAGCCTAATAGTCCTGGAGTCTACGCTAGAGTTACAC AATATTTGAATTGGATTTCTGAATCAACAACTGGCGTGTGTTCAATTGACACATCACCTGCACCACCAACCCCTACatcgcctcctccacctcctccaaccCCTGAACCTACATCACCTTCCGATTGCC CCGAATGTGGCCTTGTGAACCGAGCCACCCGTATCGTGGGTGGATTTGAGACGGAAGTCAATGAATACCCGTGGATGGTGTCCCTGGTCGACGGTGCTCAACTTTATCACTTCTGCGGCGGATCTATCATTTCTGATGAATGGGTCGTCACTGCTGCCCACTGCGCCGTCGG CATGAGCAATTCAGACTGGGTGTTGTATGGCGACCATAATTTGTACATCACGAGTGATGCCGCAGCTATGGCAACCAACATTGCTGAG ATCAAGATTCATcctgattataacagtaatacgtaTGACAACGACATTGCTCTTCTCAAACTTGCTAATGCAATTGAGTTCCCAGATGACAACCGAATTGCTCCTGTGTGCCTTCCAACAGCTGGTGAAATGTATGCTAATGTTGATGCTACAATCACAGGATGGGGAGCCCAAGAACAGG GAGGATCCACATCTGCCGTACTGTACGAAGTGACTGTACCGACCATGACAAACGCAGCTTGTGATACCATGTATAGTGGACAGATAACTGCCAATATGATCTGTGCAGGTGTCCCCGAGGGAGGCAAAGACTCTTGTCAG GGTGACTCTGGCGGCCCGATGATTGTAGAAGAAAACGGCAAGTGGAAGCTGGTAGGAGTTGTGTCATGGGGCTATGGCTGTGCCCAGCCTAATAGTCCTGGAGTCTACGCCAGAGTTACAC AATATTTGAATTGGATTTCTGAATCAACAACTGGCGTGTGTTCAATTGACACATCACCTGCACCACCAAACCCTACatcgcctcctccacctcctccaaccCCTGAACCTACATCACCTTCCGATTGCC CCGAATGTGGCCTAGTGAACCGAGCCACCCGTATCGTGGGTGGATTTGAGACGGAAGTCAATGAATACCCGTGGATGGTGTCGCTGGTCAACGGTGCTCAACTTTATCACTTCTGCGGCGGATCTATCATTTCTGATGAATGGGTCGTCACTGCTGCCCACTGCGCCGTCGG CATGAGCAATTCAGACTGGGTGTTGTATGGCGACCATAATTTGTACATCACGAGTGATGCCGCAGCAATGGCAACCAACATTGCTGAG ATCAAGATTCATcctgattataacagtaatacgtaTGACAACGACATTGCTCTTCTCAAACTTGCCAATGCAATTGAGTTCCCAGATGACAACCGAATTGCTCCTGTGTGCCTTCCAACAGCTGGTGAAATGTATGCTAATGTTGATGCTACAATCACAGGATGGGGAGCCCAAGAACAGG GAGGGTCCACATCTGCCGTACTGTACGAAGTGACTGTACCGACCATGACAAATGCAGCTTGTGATACCATGTATAGTGGACAGATAACTGCCAATATGATCTGTGCAGGTGTCCCCGAGGGAGGCAAAGATTCTTGTCAG GGTGATTCTGGTGGGCCAATGGTAGTTGAAGAAAACGGCAAGTGGAAGCTGGTAGGCGTTGTGTCATGGGGTTATGGCTGTGCTCAACCTAATAGCCCCGGAGTTTACGCTAGAGTTACAA AATACCTGGACTGGATTGCGACTTCGACCGGTGGCATCTGCACTACCTAG